The sequence below is a genomic window from Physeter macrocephalus isolate SW-GA chromosome 19, ASM283717v5, whole genome shotgun sequence.
GTTGGCAGCTCAGGATCTCAAAGAAAGTCCTGTGTTAACGAGTTACAGAGGTCACGTGGAAGTAAATGTCACTTTCTAATCAATAATAATACCGAGTGAGGAGCACTATGCAGGGAGAGACCTTCCATAGAAAGACAGGCAGGGAGAAGCTCAGGCCGGCCTTAAGCCTCCCGACCCGAGCCAGCCTAAGATGAACGCCAAAATGGCCGAGTGAGAGGCTCTGTGAAATAGCAGCCCTGTAACTGTGGTAGTTGTGAGGACATCTTCTCCACTAAATCACGATACCAAATAGGAAACATGATCTACAAGTGCCCCATGTGTAGGGAGTTCTTCTCTGAGAGAGCAGATCTTTTTATGCATCAGAAAGTTCACACTGCTGAGAAGCCCCATAAGTGTGACAAGTGCGACAAGGGTTTCTTTCATCTGTCAGAGCTCCATATCCATTGGAGAGACCACACGGGAGAGAAGGCGTATAAATGTGATGATTGCGGGAAGGACTTTAGCACCACGACAAAACTCAATAGACACAAGAAAATCCACACGGTGGAGAAGCCCTATAAATGCTACGAGTGCGGCAAAGCCTTCAACTGGAGCTCACATCTTCAGATTCACATGAGAGTTCACACAGGTGAGAAACCCTATGTCTGTAGTGAGTGTGGAAGGGGCTTTAGCAATAGTTCAAACCTCTGCATGCATCAGAGAGTCCACACCGGAGAGAAGCCCTTTAAATGTGAAGAGTGCGGGAAGGCCTTCAGGCACACTTCTAGCCTCTGCATGCATCAGAGAGtccacacaggagagaagccctatAAATGCTATGagtgtgggaaggccttcagccAGAGCTCGAGCCTCTGCATCCATCAGAGAGTGCACACCGGGGAGAAGCCCTATAGATGCTGTGGgtgtgggaaggccttcagccAGAGCTCGAGCCTCTGCATCCATCAGAGAGTGCACACGGGGGAGAAACCTTTCAAATGTGATGagtgtgggaaggccttcagtCAGAGCACCAGCCTCTGCATCCACCAGAGAGTGCACACAAAGGAGAGAAACCATCTCAAAATATCAGTTATATAAAGCGTTTCGCtaagagagaaaaatcttaaaacccGTAAGTGCCACTAGGAAGGAAAACCCTGTAAATACCTACATTGACCCAAGAAATTTttacagcagccccagcagaACATTGTTCTCCGAGAGGCATGTGCGAGGTTGGCTTTTTGGATTCATGCCAGGCGTGTTCCACAGCTTGGCCTTGAATCTGGGGTCCCTCCGCGTGTTTGCCCGGGACAGGCTGTGCGGTCCCAGTCGTGGGTGTCCGTTTCCTGGGATTCTGGCGTGATGCCTCTGTAGTTGAAACACTACACAGGAAACCATGATCCTTGCCCAGCCTCCTGAGTCACCTTCTGTCTACACTTTACCTAAAAGTTGCCCCAGATACTCCCCCATTTCGGGAGCTCATGACCTTCCTTCTCTTGATCCAAGCATACTGGTGAATGCATTTGAAAACGGCCAGCTCCCACGAAGTAGTGTTTTGGTATTTCTGAGGTTACCACTCGATTCAGCCTCTACGTATCTGTCCATATATCCTGTTACTTCTGAACTCACTTTACCTGTATATCCTCAAAATACCCATAAATATCCACCCCTTCCTAGATggcattaaatttcattttggattttaGGTGACTCATAATTTCCATTTACTTTGTCTGTTGGCGAAATCATTGGCAGACATACATGCCCTTgaacttttctttaattttgtgaattCTGCTAATCACTGTGTCTCTATGTTAGTC
It includes:
- the ZNF664 gene encoding zinc finger protein 664, producing MIYKCPMCREFFSERADLFMHQKVHTAEKPHKCDKCDKGFFHLSELHIHWRDHTGEKAYKCDDCGKDFSTTTKLNRHKKIHTVEKPYKCYECGKAFNWSSHLQIHMRVHTGEKPYVCSECGRGFSNSSNLCMHQRVHTGEKPFKCEECGKAFRHTSSLCMHQRVHTGEKPYKCYECGKAFSQSSSLCIHQRVHTGEKPYRCCGCGKAFSQSSSLCIHQRVHTGEKPFKCDECGKAFSQSTSLCIHQRVHTKERNHLKISVI